In Rhizobium sp. ARZ01, a genomic segment contains:
- a CDS encoding aminomethyltransferase family protein has product MNALTQPLNVAEARQAARRHILTPRLETPFHPRLAALDEVNDWYNWAGYKAPHSLFDEELEYFAIRSTAALFDISPMVKYRIAGPDTERYVNRLTLRDVRKLGVNRVHYTAWCDDHGHVLDDGTLFRLGEQEFRLCCQERHLPWLLDSAIGFSVEICEETEEVAGVALQGPTSYAILAEAGFAGVERLKPFDIGTFAHDAGTVIISRTGFTGDLGYELFVPRAAALSLWDRLWRAGTEHGIRAIGYAALNRTRIEAGFIVANADFTTAETALRSDRVRMPDEIGLDWLVDPEKPHFTGRKAILEARRNQTLKQVLVGLEIEGNIPAEHAIVYHRKKHEAGLVTAAIWSPTAKRNIAIASLDRPYGTKFVNDLWVEIYAMRELRYQKMMKRAKIVPRPFVKLARRTETPPARR; this is encoded by the coding sequence ATGAACGCCCTGACCCAGCCCCTGAATGTCGCCGAAGCGCGCCAGGCCGCACGCAGGCACATCCTCACACCACGCCTGGAAACGCCGTTCCATCCGCGGCTGGCCGCGCTAGACGAGGTGAACGACTGGTACAACTGGGCGGGCTACAAGGCCCCGCATTCACTTTTCGACGAGGAACTCGAGTACTTCGCAATCCGTTCCACGGCGGCGCTCTTTGATATCTCGCCCATGGTGAAATACCGCATCGCCGGCCCAGACACCGAACGCTACGTCAATCGCCTGACTCTGCGTGACGTACGCAAGCTGGGTGTCAATCGGGTCCACTACACCGCCTGGTGTGACGACCATGGTCATGTGCTGGACGACGGCACGCTGTTCCGGCTCGGCGAGCAGGAATTCCGCCTCTGTTGCCAGGAGCGCCACCTGCCCTGGCTGCTCGACAGCGCGATCGGCTTTTCCGTCGAAATCTGCGAGGAAACCGAAGAGGTCGCTGGGGTCGCACTGCAGGGCCCGACCAGCTATGCGATCCTGGCGGAAGCCGGCTTCGCCGGCGTGGAAAGACTCAAGCCGTTCGATATCGGAACCTTCGCCCATGACGCCGGAACCGTGATCATTTCACGAACAGGCTTCACCGGGGACCTCGGTTACGAACTGTTCGTGCCGCGTGCCGCCGCCCTGTCGCTTTGGGATCGGCTCTGGCGTGCCGGCACCGAGCACGGCATCCGCGCCATCGGCTATGCCGCCCTCAACCGCACGCGCATCGAAGCGGGCTTCATCGTCGCCAATGCCGACTTTACGACCGCCGAAACAGCCTTGCGCTCCGACCGCGTCCGCATGCCCGACGAGATTGGCCTCGACTGGCTGGTCGATCCGGAGAAGCCGCATTTTACCGGGCGCAAGGCGATCCTGGAGGCTCGACGGAATCAAACTCTGAAACAAGTCCTGGTAGGCCTTGAAATCGAAGGGAATATTCCCGCCGAACACGCGATCGTCTATCATCGAAAAAAGCACGAGGCAGGCCTTGTCACAGCCGCGATCTGGTCGCCGACGGCCAAGCGCAACATCGCCATCGCCAGCCTCGACCGCCCCTATGGGACGAAATTCGTCAACGATCTCTGGGTGGAGATCTATGCCATGCGGGAGTTGCGTTACCAGAAAATGATGAAGCGCGCGAAGATCGTCCCCCGCCCGTTCGTCAAGCTGGCGCGCCGCACCGAAACGCCTCCAGCGCGACGCTGA
- a CDS encoding TetR family transcriptional regulator, with protein sequence MRRTKAEAEATRKQLLCAAERVFFVKGVSTATMEEVAKAAGVTRGAIYWHFANKTDLFMELYKSVPLPQEDMVAGELASEDADVLSVVERVAGEWLDTLARDEQRQRILSILLRCDYIGELAAVLEKQQQVDDEHMFSLESAFARAAGKGQLNPCWSPKTASSALRWMMKGLCSEWLLFGRRFDLAREGREGLRRMIESLRPAKGAP encoded by the coding sequence ATGCGAAGGACTAAAGCCGAAGCGGAAGCAACGCGCAAACAGCTCCTATGCGCGGCCGAGCGGGTCTTTTTCGTCAAAGGCGTTTCCACGGCGACGATGGAAGAGGTGGCAAAAGCTGCCGGTGTGACTCGCGGCGCCATCTATTGGCACTTCGCCAACAAGACCGACCTGTTCATGGAGCTCTACAAGTCCGTGCCGCTGCCGCAGGAGGACATGGTCGCGGGCGAACTCGCAAGCGAGGACGCGGACGTTCTGTCCGTCGTGGAGCGGGTGGCCGGCGAGTGGCTGGACACGCTGGCCCGCGACGAACAGCGCCAGCGAATCCTGTCGATCCTGCTTCGCTGCGACTACATCGGCGAACTGGCGGCGGTGCTGGAGAAGCAGCAGCAGGTGGACGACGAGCATATGTTCTCACTCGAGAGCGCATTTGCACGCGCCGCTGGTAAGGGCCAGCTCAATCCCTGCTGGTCTCCTAAGACGGCCTCATCTGCGTTGCGCTGGATGATGAAGGGGCTCTGCAGCGAGTGGCTGCTCTTCGGTCGCCGCTTTGACCTCGCAAGGGAAGGTCGGGAGGGGTTGCGGCGCATGATCGAGAGCCTCAGGCCGGCCAAGGGTGCTCCTTAA
- a CDS encoding efflux RND transporter permease subunit — MPRFFIDRPIFAWVVAIFIMIAGLITIPMLPVAQYPNVAPPQISISTSYPGASPEDMYQSVTRPIEEELNGVPGLLYFESTSESSGRISINVTFSPGTDIGEAQVEVQNRIARVEPRLPRSVTQQGMRVEQAGTGFLMVVALNSDDGNTDAVGLGDYLSRNVLGEIRRVPGVGSATLFATQRSMRIWVDPDKMVGLNLTVDDITNAISAQNAQVSAGSIGAQPNPINQQISATVLVRGQLASTEQFGSIVLRANPDGSSVRLRDVARIEVGGESYNFSTRLNGKPTAAVGVQLSPTGNAMSTSEGIREKMEELSEFFPAGISYEIPYDTTPFVEVSIEKVIHTLIEAIGLVFLVMFLFLQNIRYTIIPTLVVPVALLGTCAVMFAAGFSINVLTMFAMVLAIGILVDDAIVVVENVERIMAEEGLSPKEATRKAMGQISGAIIGITLVLTAVFVPMAFFPGAVGIIYQQFSLTMVVSILFSGFLALSLTPALCATFLKPIGHGHHQKRGFFGWFNRTFDRTANSYSNMVGGVVKRSGRMMVVYLALLVGLGYAYVQLPTSFLPNEDQGYLLVDMQAPAEASASRTADVIEQVEQIFMKEKAVERVVAISGYSFSGSGQNAGLAFVTLKDWSERGPEDSAEAIAQRANGQIFGGIKDAMAFSLSPPPIQGLGNSSGFTFRLQDRGGVGQAALTAARDQLMAAAQQSPVVTGLRVEGMPDAAQVNLIIDREKANTFGVTFADINSTISANLGSAYVNDFPNSGRMQRVTVQADAEKRMQTADLLNLNVRNASGGMVPLSSFASVEWIRGPQQIVGYNGYPSVRITGQAAPGYSSGDAIAEMERLAKELPSGFGYEWTGQSLQEIQSGSQAPALIALSILFVFLLLAALYESWSIPLSVMLVVPLGVIGSVLAVMLRGMENDVYFMVGLIAIIGLSAKNAILIIEFAKDLRAEGKPLFEATIEAARLRFRPILMTSLAFTLGVLPMAIASGASAASQNAIGTGVMGGMISATLLAIVFVPAFFVSIMKLFGRKQKTVDRAADTAPAAAEAAE; from the coding sequence ATGCCACGTTTCTTTATCGACAGGCCGATCTTCGCCTGGGTCGTCGCCATTTTCATCATGATTGCGGGGTTGATCACGATTCCGATGCTGCCGGTTGCGCAGTATCCGAACGTGGCGCCACCGCAGATCTCCATCTCGACGAGCTACCCCGGCGCCTCGCCGGAAGACATGTATCAGAGCGTGACCCGACCGATCGAGGAAGAGCTGAACGGCGTTCCCGGGCTGCTCTACTTTGAATCCACTTCCGAATCCTCGGGTCGCATCTCGATCAACGTGACTTTTTCGCCGGGCACCGACATCGGCGAGGCGCAGGTTGAAGTGCAAAACCGCATTGCTCGCGTCGAGCCCCGCCTGCCGCGGTCGGTGACGCAGCAGGGCATGCGCGTAGAGCAGGCCGGCACCGGCTTCCTCATGGTGGTCGCGCTGAACTCCGACGATGGCAACACCGACGCCGTCGGTCTCGGCGACTATTTGAGCCGCAACGTGCTCGGCGAAATCCGGCGCGTGCCGGGCGTCGGCAGCGCCACGCTCTTCGCAACTCAGCGCTCGATGCGCATTTGGGTGGATCCGGACAAGATGGTCGGCCTGAACCTCACCGTCGACGATATCACCAACGCCATCTCCGCACAGAACGCCCAAGTTTCTGCCGGCAGCATCGGTGCACAGCCGAATCCGATCAACCAGCAGATCTCGGCAACCGTGCTCGTGCGCGGGCAGCTCGCTTCGACCGAACAGTTTGGCTCCATCGTCTTGCGTGCCAATCCGGACGGGTCGTCGGTGCGCCTGCGCGACGTCGCACGCATCGAGGTCGGCGGCGAAAGCTACAACTTCTCAACGCGCCTCAACGGCAAGCCGACCGCCGCCGTCGGCGTACAGCTCTCGCCGACGGGCAACGCCATGTCCACCTCGGAAGGCATCCGGGAGAAGATGGAGGAACTGTCAGAGTTCTTCCCGGCCGGTATCAGCTACGAGATCCCGTATGACACGACGCCCTTCGTCGAAGTGTCGATCGAGAAGGTTATCCATACGCTGATCGAAGCCATCGGCCTCGTCTTCCTGGTGATGTTCCTGTTCCTGCAGAACATTCGCTACACGATCATCCCGACACTGGTCGTTCCGGTGGCGCTGCTCGGCACCTGTGCGGTCATGTTTGCTGCGGGCTTCTCGATCAACGTGCTGACCATGTTCGCGATGGTGCTGGCGATCGGTATCCTCGTGGACGACGCGATTGTGGTCGTCGAGAACGTCGAGCGTATCATGGCTGAGGAGGGGCTTTCGCCGAAGGAGGCTACCCGCAAGGCCATGGGGCAGATTTCCGGTGCCATTATCGGTATCACGCTGGTGCTGACGGCCGTGTTCGTGCCTATGGCCTTCTTCCCCGGTGCGGTTGGTATCATCTATCAGCAGTTCAGTCTGACGATGGTGGTGTCGATCCTCTTCTCGGGTTTCCTCGCGCTTTCGTTGACGCCGGCGCTCTGCGCCACCTTCCTGAAGCCGATTGGGCATGGCCACCACCAGAAGCGGGGCTTCTTTGGCTGGTTCAACCGCACCTTCGACAGGACTGCGAACAGCTACTCGAACATGGTCGGCGGCGTCGTCAAGCGCTCCGGCCGAATGATGGTCGTCTACCTCGCGCTGCTGGTCGGTCTTGGATATGCCTATGTCCAGCTGCCGACGTCGTTCCTGCCGAATGAGGACCAGGGCTACCTGCTCGTCGACATGCAGGCGCCCGCCGAAGCGAGCGCAAGCCGCACTGCCGATGTCATCGAACAGGTCGAGCAGATTTTCATGAAGGAGAAAGCAGTGGAGCGCGTCGTTGCCATTTCCGGCTACAGTTTCTCCGGTTCCGGCCAGAATGCGGGCCTTGCTTTCGTGACCTTGAAGGACTGGTCCGAACGTGGGCCGGAAGATTCTGCGGAGGCGATTGCGCAAAGAGCCAACGGCCAGATTTTCGGCGGCATCAAGGATGCCATGGCATTCTCGCTCTCGCCGCCGCCGATCCAGGGGCTTGGTAACTCCAGCGGCTTCACCTTCCGCTTGCAGGATCGTGGCGGTGTCGGACAGGCGGCGCTTACCGCCGCGCGCGACCAGTTGATGGCCGCCGCCCAGCAAAGCCCTGTGGTAACCGGCCTACGCGTCGAAGGCATGCCCGACGCCGCGCAGGTCAACCTGATCATCGATCGTGAGAAGGCCAATACGTTTGGCGTGACCTTTGCCGACATCAATTCGACGATCTCGGCGAACCTTGGTTCGGCCTATGTCAACGACTTCCCAAATTCCGGCCGCATGCAGCGCGTGACGGTGCAGGCGGATGCGGAAAAGCGCATGCAGACAGCCGACCTTCTGAACCTCAACGTTCGCAATGCGAGCGGTGGCATGGTGCCGCTGTCCTCCTTCGCTTCGGTGGAGTGGATTCGCGGTCCGCAGCAGATCGTCGGCTACAACGGCTATCCGTCCGTCCGTATCACTGGACAGGCTGCGCCTGGATACTCGTCGGGTGACGCGATCGCCGAGATGGAACGGCTTGCGAAGGAACTGCCAAGTGGTTTCGGCTACGAATGGACCGGCCAGTCGCTACAGGAAATCCAGTCGGGCTCGCAGGCGCCGGCGCTGATCGCGCTCTCGATCCTGTTCGTCTTCCTGCTGCTGGCGGCGCTGTACGAAAGCTGGTCGATCCCGCTGTCGGTCATGCTCGTCGTGCCGCTGGGGGTGATCGGTTCGGTGCTCGCGGTGATGCTGCGCGGCATGGAGAACGACGTGTACTTCATGGTCGGCCTCATCGCGATCATCGGCCTGTCGGCCAAGAACGCCATCCTGATCATCGAGTTTGCCAAGGATCTTCGCGCCGAAGGCAAGCCGCTGTTCGAGGCGACGATCGAGGCTGCGCGCCTGCGCTTCCGCCCCATCCTGATGACCTCGCTGGCGTTCACTCTGGGCGTGCTGCCGATGGCGATTGCTTCCGGGGCAAGTGCGGCGAGCCAGAACGCAATCGGCACCGGTGTCATGGGGGGGATGATCTCGGCCACGCTGCTTGCGATCGTCTTCGTGCCGGCCTTCTTCGTGTCCATCATGAAGCTGTTCGGGCGGAAACAGAAGACGGTCGACCGGGCGGCGGACACCGCGCCGGCCGCCGCCGAGGCCGCCGAGTAA
- a CDS encoding efflux RND transporter periplasmic adaptor subunit encodes MEKPMRIIRPIAIATMGSLFLLAGCQKDEEKNAGAPAMPPAQVAVITTKTEEAPITNELPGRIAATRTAEVRPRVSGIVVERVFQQGSIVKEGDVLYRIDPMPFQVLVDSAEGTLRRAKAVQLQAKQASDRQEQLKKSNVASAQQFDDAVAQLAQADADVAIAEAGLATAKLNLQYSSVTAPITGRIGRAMITEGALVSANGAEALATIQQLDPVYADFTQSATDLIRLRKALEDGDLMSDENSADVKLLFDDGTAYAQPGKLLFSEAAVDATTGQVTLRGEFPNPNNDLLPGMYVRVEIQQGIEKNAILVPQQAVLRDGAGLAQVYVVTAENTIELRRITVGRAVGQRWVVTSGLQTGEKVVVEGFQKARPGSAVAPSDWKPAANAPASADETAKAEPEGDAKAKPAAAAN; translated from the coding sequence GTGGAAAAACCGATGCGGATCATCAGACCGATAGCAATTGCGACAATGGGAAGCCTGTTCCTCCTGGCTGGTTGCCAGAAGGATGAGGAAAAGAACGCCGGTGCTCCGGCCATGCCTCCGGCGCAGGTGGCGGTCATCACCACGAAAACGGAAGAAGCGCCGATCACCAATGAATTGCCGGGCCGCATCGCTGCAACCCGCACGGCCGAAGTTCGTCCGCGCGTTTCCGGTATCGTCGTCGAGCGCGTGTTCCAGCAGGGCTCGATCGTGAAGGAAGGCGATGTGCTCTATCGGATCGACCCGATGCCATTCCAGGTGCTGGTCGACAGTGCCGAGGGCACGCTGCGCCGCGCAAAGGCCGTTCAGTTGCAGGCCAAGCAGGCGTCTGATCGCCAGGAGCAGTTGAAGAAATCGAACGTTGCTTCCGCCCAGCAGTTTGACGACGCCGTCGCACAGCTCGCGCAGGCAGATGCCGATGTGGCGATCGCGGAGGCAGGGCTGGCCACCGCCAAGCTCAATCTGCAGTACTCCAGCGTGACAGCGCCGATCACCGGCCGTATCGGCCGCGCCATGATCACCGAGGGTGCGCTTGTCAGCGCCAATGGTGCCGAGGCCTTGGCAACCATCCAGCAGCTTGACCCTGTCTATGCCGACTTCACCCAGTCGGCCACCGACCTTATCCGCCTGCGCAAGGCGCTCGAGGACGGCGACCTGATGAGCGACGAGAACTCCGCGGACGTGAAGCTTCTCTTCGATGACGGCACGGCCTACGCGCAGCCCGGCAAGCTCCTCTTCTCGGAAGCCGCCGTGGATGCGACCACTGGCCAGGTGACGTTGCGCGGGGAGTTCCCGAATCCGAACAACGACTTGCTGCCCGGTATGTATGTTCGAGTTGAAATCCAGCAGGGTATCGAGAAGAACGCCATCCTCGTTCCGCAGCAGGCGGTCCTGCGCGACGGTGCCGGCCTGGCGCAGGTCTATGTCGTCACCGCCGAGAACACGATCGAGCTTCGTCGCATCACGGTCGGTCGCGCCGTTGGCCAGCGGTGGGTCGTCACAAGCGGCCTTCAGACCGGCGAAAAGGTTGTCGTCGAGGGCTTCCAGAAGGCACGCCCCGGCAGCGCGGTCGCTCCGTCGGACTGGAAGCCGGCCGCAAATGCGCCGGCTTCGGCCGATGAAACGGCCAAGGCCGAGCCCGAAGGCGATGCGAAGGCCAAGCCGGCCGCCGCAGCGAATTGA